The proteins below are encoded in one region of Bifidobacterium catenulatum DSM 16992 = JCM 1194 = LMG 11043:
- a CDS encoding HhH-GPD family protein: MNDTNGNNAEIENVEAVAVALAEWWHASARDLPWRFGRATPWGVLVSEVMSQQTQMSRVVPYWNDWMERWPDAAALAGAAKSDVITAWGRLGYPRRALRLQECARVVASDYGNELPQTYDELLALPGIGDYTASAVMSFAFGERIAVVDTNIRRVLSRVFLGVESLGGAASPAERALAKQVLPQDSVSKCRRFDRSSVVWNQSVMELGAIVCTAKSPLCEACPVSSRCVFLRDGRPGLGERRTRPRQRFQGTDRQVRGLVLNALRNLPEGEIAVDRKSLERLWDDHIQLDRCIASLDEDGLIEILPHADVRLPV; encoded by the coding sequence ATGAACGACACGAACGGGAATAATGCAGAAATCGAAAATGTCGAAGCTGTGGCGGTCGCGCTTGCCGAATGGTGGCATGCTTCGGCGCGTGACCTTCCGTGGCGATTCGGCCGTGCCACGCCATGGGGTGTGCTTGTTTCCGAGGTGATGAGCCAGCAGACGCAGATGAGCCGTGTGGTGCCGTATTGGAACGATTGGATGGAGCGTTGGCCTGATGCGGCTGCGCTTGCAGGTGCTGCGAAATCTGATGTGATCACTGCCTGGGGCAGGCTTGGGTACCCTCGGCGTGCGTTGCGATTGCAGGAATGCGCTCGTGTAGTCGCTTCCGACTATGGCAATGAGCTACCGCAAACATACGATGAGCTGTTGGCTCTGCCGGGTATCGGCGATTACACGGCCAGCGCGGTGATGAGTTTCGCGTTCGGAGAGCGCATCGCGGTGGTAGATACGAATATTCGCAGGGTGCTTTCGAGGGTTTTTCTTGGTGTGGAGTCGCTTGGTGGTGCTGCGAGCCCTGCTGAGCGTGCGTTGGCGAAGCAAGTGTTGCCGCAGGATAGTGTGTCGAAATGCAGACGGTTCGACCGTTCTTCGGTGGTGTGGAATCAGTCGGTTATGGAATTGGGTGCGATTGTGTGTACGGCGAAATCGCCGTTGTGTGAGGCGTGTCCGGTTTCTTCGCGGTGTGTGTTTTTGCGTGATGGACGCCCGGGATTGGGGGAGCGTCGTACAAGGCCGCGTCAGCGTTTCCAAGGTACGGATCGTCAGGTGCGTGGGCTGGTGCTGAATGCGTTGCGTAATCTGCCGGAAGGTGAGATTGCCGTCGACCGTAAGTCGCTTGAACGATTGTGGGATGATCATATCCAACTTGACCGTTGCATCGCGTCGTTGGATGAGGATGGTCTTATTGAGATCCTGCCGCATGCGGATGTGCGTCTTCCGGTATGA
- a CDS encoding tRNA (cytidine(34)-2'-O)-methyltransferase has protein sequence MTNEEHTNDAQGANAAEAKVEKMFEYGYRKSNYGPDELVTDAHGNPISVIDAMLSAEDAAKAETSTPHLCYYSPRIPGNTGSAIRLCAVTGTILHLVEPLGFNLRDTKLRRAGLDYHDMAHVVLHPNFENLVESMPNSRIIAFTAHATKLYTDIEYKPTDILLFGPEPGNIPDPMDIMAGPHVAEQVRLPMRPSLRSLNLTNCASIAIYEAWRQLGFAGGQ, from the coding sequence ATGACGAACGAAGAGCATACCAATGACGCGCAAGGCGCAAATGCAGCGGAAGCCAAAGTCGAGAAAATGTTCGAATACGGCTATCGCAAGTCGAATTACGGTCCGGACGAACTCGTGACCGACGCGCACGGCAATCCGATTTCTGTAATCGACGCAATGCTGTCGGCCGAAGACGCGGCAAAAGCCGAAACTTCCACGCCCCACCTGTGCTACTACTCCCCCCGAATTCCAGGCAACACCGGTTCGGCAATCCGCCTGTGCGCGGTGACCGGCACGATCCTGCATTTGGTGGAGCCGCTTGGATTCAATCTGCGCGATACGAAGCTGCGCCGCGCCGGATTGGATTATCACGATATGGCGCACGTGGTATTACACCCGAATTTTGAAAACCTAGTGGAATCCATGCCGAATTCACGCATCATCGCGTTCACTGCACACGCCACCAAACTGTATACCGACATCGAATACAAGCCGACCGACATTCTGCTATTCGGCCCGGAGCCGGGCAACATTCCCGATCCGATGGATATTATGGCCGGTCCGCACGTGGCCGAACAGGTGCGATTGCCAATGCGCCCGAGCCTGCGTTCCCTGAACCTCACCAACTGCGCATCCATCGCCATCTACGAAGCCTGGCGCCAACTAGGCTTCGCCGGCGGCCAGTAA
- a CDS encoding PFL family protein, which produces MLNIMEVHETNQMIEQEKLDVRTITMGISLLDCAADSVDEVCDNIYNKITTYAKDLVSTGQAIERDYGIPIVNKRITVTPISLVGASSCKTSDDFVKIAHALDRAAKKVGVDLIGGYSALVSKSMTPAEELLIRSLPKALSETDIVCSSVNVGSTKTGIDMNSVELLGHIIKDIAHATADNDSYGCVKFVAFCNAPDDNPFMAGGFHGVTEGDAVINVGVSGPGVVSRALDEAKGKDFEFLCETIKRTAFKITRVGQLVAQEASRRLGIPFGIIDLSLAPTPAVGDSVGEVLEKIGLEQVGAPGTTAALAMLNDQVKKGGIMASSYVGGLSGAFIPVSEDKNMIDAATNGCLKIEKLEAMTCVCSVGLDMIAIPGDTTASTISGIIADEAAIGMVNQKTTAVRVIPVEGKGVGEMANFGGLMGYAPIIPVNQTSCEAFVTRGGRIPAPIHSFKN; this is translated from the coding sequence ATGCTGAATATCATGGAGGTCCACGAGACCAACCAGATGATCGAGCAGGAGAAGCTCGACGTGCGCACCATCACCATGGGCATCAGCCTGTTGGACTGCGCGGCCGACAGCGTCGACGAAGTCTGCGACAACATCTACAACAAGATCACCACGTATGCCAAGGATCTCGTATCCACTGGCCAGGCCATCGAACGCGACTACGGCATTCCGATCGTCAATAAGCGCATCACCGTCACCCCGATTTCTCTGGTCGGCGCAAGCTCGTGCAAAACGTCGGACGATTTCGTGAAAATTGCGCATGCGCTTGACCGTGCGGCGAAGAAGGTCGGCGTCGACCTGATCGGCGGCTACTCCGCGCTCGTATCCAAGTCCATGACCCCTGCCGAAGAGTTGCTCATCCGCTCCCTGCCGAAGGCGCTGAGCGAAACCGACATTGTCTGCTCGTCTGTCAATGTGGGATCCACCAAAACCGGCATCGACATGAACTCCGTCGAGCTGCTCGGCCACATCATCAAAGACATCGCACACGCTACCGCAGATAACGATTCCTACGGATGTGTGAAATTCGTGGCATTCTGCAATGCCCCCGACGACAACCCGTTCATGGCAGGCGGCTTCCATGGCGTGACCGAAGGCGACGCGGTCATCAACGTCGGCGTTTCCGGCCCCGGCGTGGTTTCCCGCGCGCTGGACGAAGCCAAGGGCAAAGACTTCGAATTCCTGTGCGAAACCATCAAGCGCACCGCGTTCAAGATCACGCGCGTCGGCCAGCTGGTGGCACAGGAGGCATCCCGTCGCCTCGGCATTCCATTCGGCATCATCGACCTTTCCCTCGCGCCAACCCCGGCCGTAGGCGACTCCGTCGGCGAAGTGCTTGAAAAGATTGGCCTCGAACAGGTTGGCGCACCGGGCACCACCGCGGCGCTCGCCATGCTCAACGACCAGGTGAAGAAGGGCGGCATCATGGCGTCCTCCTACGTCGGCGGACTTTCCGGCGCGTTCATCCCTGTCTCCGAAGATAAGAACATGATTGACGCGGCAACCAATGGCTGCCTGAAGATCGAAAAGCTTGAGGCCATGACCTGCGTGTGCTCCGTCGGCCTCGACATGATCGCCATTCCGGGAGACACCACCGCATCCACCATTTCCGGCATCATCGCCGATGAGGCCGCCATCGGCATGGTCAACCAGAAGACCACCGCCGTGCGCGTGATTCCGGTGGAAGGCAAAGGCGTAGGGGAGATGGCCAACTTCGGCGGCCTGATGGGCTATGCGCCGATCATTCCGGTGAACCAGACCAGCTGCGAAGCTTTCGTGACCCGTGGCGGCCGCATCCCCGCCCCAATCCACAGCTTCAAAAACTAG
- a CDS encoding ACT domain-containing protein has protein sequence MNKAIITVVGQDTVGIIARVCTYLSEHQVNVLDISQTIIDGFFNMMMIVDYSNADKEFGEIVDDLDKLGEEIGVRIRCQREEIFTKMHRV, from the coding sequence ATGAACAAGGCAATCATCACCGTCGTCGGTCAGGATACTGTCGGCATCATCGCACGCGTCTGCACATACCTTTCCGAACATCAGGTCAACGTGCTTGACATTTCCCAGACCATCATCGACGGTTTCTTCAACATGATGATGATCGTGGATTATTCCAACGCCGACAAGGAATTCGGCGAGATCGTGGACGATCTCGACAAGCTCGGCGAGGAGATTGGCGTGCGCATCCGCTGCCAGCGCGAGGAGATCTTTACCAAGATGCACCGCGTCTGA
- the galK gene encoding galactokinase, giving the protein MTAVEFIEPLSHDEGVKNATDLFRATYGEEPAGVWAAPGRVNLIGEHTDYNAGLCLPIALPHRTFIALKPREDTKVRVVSDVDSENVTEADLDGLQAGGVEGWAAYPVGVAWALREAGFDAVQGFDAAFSSCVPLGSGLSSSAAMTCSTALALDDVYGLGYGASDAGRVTLINAAIKSENDMAGASTGGLDQNASMRCTFGHALRLDCRPELSPLENVSQQEFDLDKYGLELLVLDTQAPHQLNDGQYAQRRATCEKAAEILGVANLRVVADEIAKSEDPFQALKETLDKLEDDTMKKRVRHVITEIARVNSFVRAFANGKIDEAGRLFNASHDSLAADYEVTVPELDIAVDVARVNGAYGARMTGGGFGGSIIALVDKGQGHEIAQKIADRFEKEGFNAPRALPAFAAASASREA; this is encoded by the coding sequence ATGACTGCTGTTGAATTCATTGAGCCGCTCTCGCACGACGAGGGTGTGAAGAACGCGACCGACCTGTTCCGAGCCACCTACGGTGAGGAACCGGCTGGCGTATGGGCCGCACCGGGCCGTGTGAACCTGATTGGCGAACATACCGACTACAACGCGGGCCTGTGCCTGCCGATCGCACTGCCGCACCGCACGTTCATCGCGCTCAAGCCGCGTGAAGACACCAAGGTGCGCGTGGTTTCCGACGTTGATTCCGAAAACGTTACCGAAGCCGACCTCGATGGTCTGCAGGCCGGTGGTGTGGAAGGCTGGGCCGCCTACCCGGTAGGCGTTGCCTGGGCATTGCGCGAAGCCGGCTTCGATGCGGTGCAGGGCTTCGACGCGGCATTCTCCTCCTGCGTTCCGCTCGGATCCGGTCTGAGCTCCTCCGCAGCCATGACCTGCTCCACCGCCTTGGCGCTGGATGACGTGTATGGTTTGGGTTATGGCGCATCCGATGCCGGTCGTGTGACACTGATTAACGCCGCCATCAAATCGGAAAACGACATGGCGGGTGCGTCCACCGGTGGTCTCGATCAGAACGCATCCATGCGCTGCACTTTCGGCCATGCGTTGCGTCTTGATTGCCGTCCAGAGCTGAGCCCGCTGGAGAATGTCTCCCAGCAGGAATTCGATCTCGACAAGTACGGTCTGGAACTGCTGGTGCTTGACACTCAGGCTCCGCACCAGCTCAACGACGGCCAGTATGCCCAGCGTCGCGCCACTTGCGAGAAGGCCGCCGAAATCCTCGGCGTGGCCAACCTGCGTGTGGTTGCCGACGAAATCGCTAAATCCGAGGATCCGTTCCAGGCACTTAAGGAAACGCTCGACAAGCTGGAAGACGACACGATGAAGAAGCGCGTGCGCCACGTCATCACCGAAATCGCCCGTGTCAATTCCTTCGTGCGTGCCTTTGCCAACGGCAAGATCGACGAGGCAGGCCGACTGTTCAACGCGTCTCATGATTCGCTTGCAGCGGATTATGAAGTGACTGTGCCCGAGTTGGATATTGCCGTGGATGTGGCTCGTGTCAACGGCGCGTACGGCGCACGTATGACCGGCGGCGGCTTTGGCGGCTCCATCATCGCGTTGGTGGACAAGGGCCAGGGTCACGAAATCGCACAGAAGATTGCTGACCGCTTCGAAAAGGAAGGTTTCAACGCGCCTCGCGCCTTGCCGGCGTTCGCTGCGGCTTCCGCGAGCCGCGAGGCTTGA
- the galT gene encoding galactose-1-phosphate uridylyltransferase, which produces MSEFANYTPGEYAKEHIRITPTTLADGRAFFYLDDDPEYVSGAKTRELNDPRQLAYRFSNQLNAAGEEVPYAAPEMRRDPLTGDWIPMATARMNRPITAGPGATAKGNPLAARKPGDPYQDGEVPDTDYNVVVFENRFPSMVRVPGRSEAVEYVNGNPLWEKKLAAGRCEVICFDPDEDGLPADLPVSRLRTVVEAWAFRTAEISKMEGIEQIFPFENHGQEIGVSLAHPHGQVYCYPFIAPKMEAELKQTEAYHEKTGGNLLKDLMNSEIEAGERIVMRNHSWVAYVPAAARWPLEVHVAPVRDVLTLDELNDQERWDLAVMYSTLLKRGNAFFDKGDGKGMDLPYIAAWHQAPIHDARRENYRLNLQFFSFRRAANKIKYLAGSESGMAAWVSDTTPELIAKRFHELGPIDIEG; this is translated from the coding sequence ATGAGTGAATTCGCAAACTACACTCCGGGAGAGTACGCGAAGGAACACATTCGCATCACGCCGACCACGCTCGCCGATGGCCGTGCGTTCTTCTACCTCGACGATGATCCGGAATATGTTTCCGGCGCGAAGACGCGCGAACTGAACGATCCTCGTCAGCTGGCATACCGCTTCTCCAACCAGCTCAACGCAGCCGGTGAGGAGGTGCCGTACGCCGCTCCGGAAATGCGTCGCGATCCACTGACCGGCGACTGGATTCCGATGGCGACCGCACGCATGAACCGCCCGATCACCGCAGGACCGGGCGCCACCGCCAAGGGCAACCCGCTGGCCGCACGCAAGCCGGGCGACCCGTACCAGGACGGCGAAGTACCGGACACCGACTACAACGTGGTCGTGTTCGAAAACCGCTTCCCATCGATGGTTCGCGTGCCGGGCCGTTCCGAAGCCGTGGAATACGTCAATGGCAACCCGCTGTGGGAGAAGAAGCTCGCCGCAGGTCGCTGCGAAGTGATCTGCTTCGACCCGGACGAAGACGGCCTGCCGGCGGACCTGCCGGTCTCCCGCCTGCGTACCGTCGTGGAAGCATGGGCGTTCCGTACCGCCGAAATCTCCAAGATGGAAGGCATCGAACAGATCTTCCCGTTCGAAAACCACGGACAGGAAATCGGCGTCTCCCTGGCGCACCCTCACGGACAGGTCTACTGCTACCCGTTCATCGCGCCGAAGATGGAAGCCGAACTCAAGCAGACCGAAGCCTACCATGAGAAGACCGGCGGCAACCTGCTCAAGGATCTCATGAACTCCGAAATCGAAGCCGGGGAGCGCATCGTCATGCGCAACCACAGCTGGGTGGCCTACGTGCCAGCCGCAGCCCGCTGGCCTCTCGAGGTGCATGTGGCTCCGGTACGCGACGTGCTCACCCTCGACGAGCTCAATGACCAGGAACGTTGGGATTTGGCCGTCATGTACTCCACCCTGCTCAAGCGCGGCAACGCGTTCTTCGACAAGGGCGACGGCAAGGGCATGGACCTGCCATACATCGCAGCATGGCACCAGGCTCCGATCCACGACGCACGCCGTGAAAACTACCGTCTGAATCTGCAGTTCTTCTCGTTCCGCCGCGCAGCCAACAAGATCAAGTATCTGGCCGGATCCGAATCCGGCATGGCCGCATGGGTTTCCGACACCACGCCGGAACTCATCGCCAAGCGCTTCCACGAGCTCGGACCAATCGATATCGAAGGCTGA
- a CDS encoding DeoR/GlpR family DNA-binding transcription regulator — MISSQRQHLILSRLRTRGAVRITALSKELGVSAMTIRRDIADLADKGLLKRVHGGAVTTSTLLSEPLFSVKSQMDIGLKDAIAQEAIKYVAPGDVIAVGGGTTAYVFAQHLLESQQSSGITILTNSIPVAELVQALESKDVEVIVTGGVTTRSNSLVGPIADKVVASLRVNTVFLGTHSVSIPRGFLMPNSLEAATDMAMMDIADRTIILTDHTKWSCTSLSLFARFDQVDTVITDDGLDPDSVGKTRDLVKELVLAHQTEPIQEGE, encoded by the coding sequence ATGATATCGTCACAACGTCAACATTTGATTTTGAGCAGGTTGCGTACCCGCGGTGCGGTGCGTATCACCGCATTGTCCAAGGAATTGGGCGTTTCCGCCATGACTATCCGCCGCGATATCGCCGATCTGGCCGACAAGGGTCTGCTGAAACGAGTGCACGGCGGTGCCGTCACTACCAGCACGCTGCTGAGCGAGCCGCTGTTCTCTGTAAAGTCGCAGATGGACATCGGCCTCAAAGACGCCATCGCGCAGGAAGCCATCAAATATGTGGCGCCCGGCGACGTGATCGCCGTCGGCGGCGGCACCACGGCATACGTATTCGCGCAACATCTGCTTGAATCGCAGCAGTCATCGGGCATCACCATTCTCACCAACTCCATTCCGGTGGCGGAACTGGTGCAGGCGCTGGAATCGAAAGACGTGGAAGTCATCGTGACCGGCGGCGTGACCACCCGATCCAACTCGCTCGTAGGGCCGATCGCTGACAAGGTGGTGGCTTCTCTGCGCGTCAACACGGTCTTCCTGGGCACGCATTCCGTGTCCATTCCGCGCGGCTTCCTCATGCCGAACTCGCTTGAGGCCGCGACCGATATGGCAATGATGGACATTGCCGATCGAACTATAATTTTGACCGATCACACAAAGTGGAGCTGCACATCATTGTCGCTTTTCGCACGCTTCGACCAAGTGGACACGGTCATTACCGATGATGGACTAGACCCCGATTCGGTTGGGAAAACAAGGGATTTGGTTAAAGAGCTCGTGCTGGCGCACCAGACCGAGCCTATTCAGGAAGGTGAATAA
- a CDS encoding quinone-dependent dihydroorotate dehydrogenase encodes MTYVSENFWHDAVNKATTDLFTFGYKHIIKPYFIFNQTPDVAHDQMIQFCKITKNIPPLMWACREMLNYSDPVLETNVMGIDFVNPFGLSAGLDKNCEMPVLLDNAGFGFETVGSTTSRPCPGNPRPWFHRLPEYDSMMVHVGLANEGSEIVVPRAEQAWTKAHDMQISVSIARTNDNKTGDLEEGIEDYCISMRRATGRTAMVEVNISCPNTMAGEPFNESPEALDKLFTELDKIERPQPTLVKLPLNKSWEEFKELLDVLTGHNVQGLSIANLQKDRTGMSIPRDWEGGLSGSPCYAASNERIKQVYREYGDRFTIAGIGGVFTPQQAYEKIRSGSSLVMFISSLMYRGPQQITVLKRGLAELLKRDGFDHVSQAVGIDA; translated from the coding sequence ATGACGTACGTTTCTGAGAATTTTTGGCACGATGCGGTGAACAAAGCCACCACCGATCTCTTCACCTTCGGCTACAAACACATCATCAAGCCGTATTTCATCTTCAATCAAACGCCCGACGTGGCGCATGACCAGATGATCCAGTTCTGCAAGATCACCAAGAACATCCCTCCACTGATGTGGGCGTGCCGTGAAATGCTCAACTATTCCGACCCGGTGCTGGAAACCAATGTGATGGGCATCGACTTCGTCAATCCGTTCGGTCTTTCCGCCGGTCTTGACAAGAACTGCGAGATGCCGGTCTTGCTCGACAATGCCGGTTTCGGCTTCGAAACAGTCGGCTCCACCACGTCTCGCCCCTGCCCCGGCAATCCGAGGCCATGGTTCCATCGTCTGCCTGAATACGATTCGATGATGGTGCACGTCGGTCTTGCCAATGAGGGATCGGAAATCGTGGTTCCTCGTGCGGAGCAGGCTTGGACAAAAGCTCACGACATGCAGATTTCCGTGTCCATCGCACGCACGAACGACAACAAAACCGGCGATTTGGAAGAAGGCATCGAAGATTACTGCATTTCGATGCGTCGCGCCACCGGCCGCACCGCCATGGTCGAAGTGAACATCTCCTGCCCGAACACCATGGCCGGCGAACCGTTCAACGAAAGCCCGGAGGCGCTCGACAAACTATTCACCGAACTCGACAAGATCGAACGCCCACAGCCCACACTGGTGAAACTGCCGTTGAACAAGAGCTGGGAAGAGTTCAAGGAACTGCTTGACGTGCTTACCGGGCACAACGTGCAGGGCCTGTCGATCGCGAACCTGCAGAAGGATCGTACCGGCATGAGCATCCCGCGTGATTGGGAAGGCGGATTGTCGGGCTCGCCTTGCTATGCGGCCAGCAACGAACGCATCAAGCAGGTGTACCGCGAGTACGGCGACCGTTTCACGATCGCAGGCATCGGCGGCGTGTTCACTCCGCAGCAGGCCTATGAAAAGATCCGTTCCGGCTCGTCGTTGGTGATGTTCATCAGCTCGCTGATGTACCGAGGCCCGCAGCAGATCACCGTGTTGAAGCGTGGTCTCGCCGAACTGCTCAAGCGCGACGGTTTCGACCACGTCAGCCAGGCCGTCGGCATCGACGCCTGA
- a CDS encoding NADH:flavin oxidoreductase/NADH oxidase: MSEDEKKAKQSKKAKTSGTVGLFDPMTLRGVTVRNRIWLPPMDTYSALAQDGLPTPFHYQHYVSRAMGGFGMIIVEATAVAPEGRISPCDLGLWADEQMDAWRWIVADTKAAGATMAVQLNHAGRKASTGCFSIGFEHESVPEEQGGWKTVGPSANAFGSLTKPRALTVDEIHAIVDQFRDAAWRAYDIGFDAVEIHAAHGYLLSQFLDPLINEREDEYGGSFKNRIRMLVEVVDAVRSVVPDTMPVLVRVSATDWAAGGWDLDQTVDLAKVLKEHGVDLVDVSTGGMIPGVAIPVKPGYQVPFSEQVRSRAGIPTTAVGLITKPKRAKKILKSGAADAIEIGRAALRDPNWPLRAAAKLDIPTENAPYQPQYVRGAY, translated from the coding sequence ATGAGCGAAGACGAAAAGAAAGCGAAGCAGTCGAAGAAGGCCAAAACCAGTGGTACGGTTGGCCTGTTCGATCCTATGACCTTGCGTGGCGTGACCGTGCGCAACCGCATCTGGCTGCCGCCGATGGACACGTATTCCGCGTTGGCCCAGGATGGCCTGCCCACGCCATTCCACTATCAGCATTATGTGTCGCGTGCCATGGGCGGTTTCGGCATGATTATCGTGGAAGCCACCGCAGTGGCGCCGGAGGGTCGTATTTCGCCGTGCGACTTGGGATTGTGGGCCGACGAGCAGATGGATGCATGGCGTTGGATCGTTGCCGATACGAAGGCCGCCGGCGCCACCATGGCGGTGCAGCTCAACCATGCCGGACGCAAGGCCTCCACCGGCTGCTTCTCCATTGGTTTCGAGCATGAGAGCGTGCCGGAGGAGCAGGGCGGTTGGAAGACCGTGGGGCCAAGCGCCAACGCGTTTGGCTCGCTGACTAAGCCTCGCGCGTTGACCGTTGACGAGATCCATGCCATTGTCGACCAGTTCCGCGATGCCGCTTGGCGTGCTTATGATATCGGCTTTGACGCGGTGGAAATTCATGCGGCCCACGGCTATCTGCTGTCTCAGTTCCTCGATCCACTGATCAACGAGCGTGAGGATGAGTATGGCGGATCGTTCAAAAACCGCATTCGCATGCTGGTCGAGGTCGTGGACGCCGTGCGTTCCGTCGTGCCCGACACCATGCCGGTGCTGGTGCGCGTTTCCGCAACCGACTGGGCCGCCGGCGGTTGGGATCTCGACCAGACCGTCGACCTTGCCAAAGTGTTGAAGGAGCATGGCGTCGATCTGGTGGATGTTTCCACCGGAGGCATGATTCCGGGTGTGGCCATTCCGGTCAAGCCCGGCTATCAGGTTCCGTTCTCGGAGCAGGTGCGTTCGCGAGCTGGAATCCCAACCACGGCGGTCGGTCTGATCACCAAGCCGAAGCGGGCCAAGAAGATCCTCAAATCCGGCGCCGCCGATGCCATCGAAATCGGACGTGCGGCATTGCGTGATCCGAACTGGCCGTTGCGTGCCGCAGCCAAGCTTGATATTCCAACCGAAAATGCGCCCTATCAGCCGCAATACGTGCGAGGCGCGTATTAA